From Pseudofrankia saprophytica, a single genomic window includes:
- a CDS encoding ADP-ribosylglycohydrolase family protein, with the protein MTIDRRTRAFDALHGLALGDALGSQFFVPAHRDALSRRGLPPGPWQWTDDTEMACSIVAVLQRCGRIDQDVLAASFAEHHDFDRGYGPGMNRLLRLIRHGGAWRELAVGLFDGQGSWGNGAAMRVAPLGAWFGDDPAEAAAQAALSAEVTHAHPEGVAGAVAVAVAAALATRPGTPEPRTFLDEVLSYVPPGRVRHGVWAARGLAHVPHAQIAVRELGNGRHTSAQDTVPFALWAAARHLTDYEQAFWTTAATGGDVDTTCAIVGGIVGAHLGVQGLPGDWRTTIEPLPDWTDVASVSAGREDDQ; encoded by the coding sequence ATGACCATCGACCGGCGGACACGTGCGTTTGACGCTCTACACGGGCTGGCTCTCGGGGATGCGCTGGGGTCGCAGTTCTTCGTACCTGCCCACCGTGACGCCCTGTCGCGACGCGGTCTTCCGCCCGGTCCGTGGCAGTGGACCGACGACACCGAGATGGCCTGCTCCATCGTCGCCGTACTGCAGCGGTGTGGCCGCATTGATCAGGACGTGTTGGCGGCGAGCTTCGCCGAGCATCACGACTTCGACCGTGGCTATGGCCCGGGGATGAACCGGCTGCTGCGGCTGATCCGGCACGGCGGCGCCTGGCGGGAACTCGCCGTCGGGCTGTTCGACGGCCAGGGCTCCTGGGGCAACGGCGCCGCCATGCGCGTCGCCCCACTCGGTGCCTGGTTCGGCGACGACCCGGCCGAGGCGGCGGCACAGGCGGCGCTGTCAGCAGAGGTCACGCACGCCCATCCGGAGGGCGTGGCCGGCGCGGTCGCCGTCGCGGTCGCCGCCGCACTGGCCACCCGCCCCGGCACACCCGAACCGCGGACCTTTCTCGACGAGGTCCTCAGCTACGTTCCGCCCGGCCGGGTGCGGCATGGTGTCTGGGCCGCGCGCGGTCTGGCGCATGTTCCGCACGCGCAGATCGCGGTCCGCGAGCTGGGCAACGGGCGGCACACCAGCGCGCAGGACACGGTGCCCTTCGCGCTGTGGGCCGCCGCCCGCCACCTCACCGACTACGAACAGGCCTTCTGGACAACCGCCGCCACCGGCGGCGACGTCGACACCACCTGCGCGATCGTCGGCGGAATCGTCGGAGCGCACCTCGGGGTCCAAGGCCTGCCTGGCGATTGGCGCACGACCATCGAGCCGCTTCCGGACTGGACCGATGTCGCCAGCGTCTCCGCTGGCAGGGAAGACGACCAGTAG
- a CDS encoding DUF4240 domain-containing protein, translating to MTEPPSAQGILPTAADEARFWALIETAWTSLGPEPLALRHALIERDPNDDELADPYAIDDCLDPFLDALRSLSEALPSEDLVALDRVLERKLHEIDRADIHEVTDGSDDGFLYCRGYIVALGRAFYDVVTTNPKMAILDAECEAMCYFFAHLHREKFGTWTDTGSSISRETGANAVAWPR from the coding sequence ATGACGGAGCCGCCGAGCGCCCAGGGGATCCTGCCGACCGCGGCCGACGAGGCCAGGTTCTGGGCGCTGATCGAGACGGCCTGGACCAGCCTCGGCCCCGAACCACTGGCCCTGCGCCACGCGCTGATCGAGCGCGACCCGAACGACGACGAACTCGCGGACCCTTACGCGATCGACGACTGTCTGGACCCGTTCCTCGACGCGCTCCGCAGCCTCTCCGAAGCCCTGCCGAGCGAGGACCTGGTCGCCCTCGACCGGGTCCTCGAACGCAAGCTCCACGAAATCGACCGGGCGGACATCCACGAGGTCACCGACGGCTCCGACGACGGCTTCCTCTACTGCCGCGGCTACATCGTCGCCCTCGGCCGCGCCTTCTACGACGTTGTGACGACCAACCCCAAAATGGCGATCCTCGACGCCGAGTGCGAAGCCATGTGCTACTTCTTCGCCCACCTACACCGCGAGAAGTTCGGAACCTGGACCGACACCGGCTCCAGCATCAGCCGCGAAACCGGTGCCAACGCGGTCGCCTGGCCCCGCTGA
- a CDS encoding IS4 family transposase, whose translation MARLSETFELPAVAGDRLTDRISIGVLARVVPRDVVDEVLAETRRLEQRTRSLPARVVVYFTMAMCLFFEDDREEVIRRLVGTLRWLGSWKTEWKIPTTGAISQARVRLGAEPVKLLFERVAVPVAGLGTKGAWLGSRRLMAIDGFQLDVADTAENAEEFGRSTNGPKAAAFPQAMVVALAECGTHTIVGAAIGGCLGDERSLAAPLLDTCEPGILLTTDEAFYGFDLWRRFAATGADLLWRVNSLLTLPVIKALPNGSYLSLLIDPKIPVAKRGPLIAAARAGNPPPTSTALPVRVIEYSIADSDTRGPSELICLISTVIDHTDTAAIELATAYHERWEIENIFDETKTHQRGDKRTLRSKKPELVKQEIWALLLTHYAIRTLMTQAADEADADPDRLSFMRTLRIIRRQVTD comes from the coding sequence GTGGCGCGTCTTTCGGAGACCTTTGAACTACCTGCGGTCGCTGGCGATCGGTTGACAGATCGGATTTCGATCGGTGTTCTCGCGCGGGTCGTTCCACGGGATGTCGTCGACGAGGTTCTCGCCGAGACGCGTCGGTTGGAACAGCGGACGAGGTCGCTGCCGGCGAGGGTCGTCGTCTATTTCACGATGGCGATGTGCCTGTTCTTCGAGGACGACCGCGAAGAAGTGATACGCCGACTCGTCGGAACCTTGCGGTGGCTGGGCTCGTGGAAGACGGAGTGGAAGATCCCGACGACAGGGGCGATCTCCCAGGCCCGGGTACGGCTGGGCGCGGAGCCAGTGAAACTGCTGTTCGAGCGGGTCGCGGTACCGGTCGCCGGGCTGGGCACGAAAGGTGCATGGCTCGGGTCGCGGCGGCTGATGGCCATCGATGGTTTCCAACTCGACGTCGCCGACACCGCCGAGAACGCCGAGGAGTTCGGCCGGTCCACGAACGGGCCGAAAGCGGCGGCATTCCCGCAGGCCATGGTCGTCGCGCTCGCCGAATGCGGCACCCACACGATCGTGGGCGCCGCGATCGGAGGCTGCCTCGGCGACGAGCGGTCACTCGCCGCACCCCTGCTGGATACCTGCGAGCCGGGGATACTGCTGACGACCGACGAAGCCTTCTATGGCTTCGACCTGTGGCGCCGCTTCGCGGCGACCGGCGCGGACCTGCTCTGGCGGGTCAACTCGCTGCTGACCCTGCCCGTCATCAAAGCCCTTCCCAACGGCTCCTACCTGTCGCTGCTGATCGACCCGAAAATCCCCGTCGCCAAACGAGGCCCACTGATAGCAGCTGCCCGCGCCGGCAACCCGCCACCTACCAGCACAGCGCTACCAGTCCGAGTCATCGAATACTCGATAGCAGACTCCGACACCCGCGGACCAAGTGAACTGATATGCCTGATCAGCACTGTCATCGACCACACCGACACCGCCGCGATCGAACTCGCCACCGCCTACCACGAACGCTGGGAAATCGAGAACATCTTCGACGAGACCAAAACCCACCAGCGAGGCGACAAACGCACCCTACGATCCAAGAAACCCGAGCTCGTGAAACAGGAAATCTGGGCGCTCCTGCTCACCCACTACGCCATACGCACCCTCATGACCCAAGCCGCCGACGAAGCCGATGCCGACCCCGACCGGCTCTCCTTCATGAGAACACTGCGCATCATCCGCCGCCAGGTCACCGACTAG